In the genome of Anabrus simplex isolate iqAnaSimp1 chromosome 7, ASM4041472v1, whole genome shotgun sequence, the window aggacgcattattggcatgagagaatgtgatgcatccatgcgggaaattgctgctcattgTGGGATgaagtgtatcggcagtgcaacgggtgtgtacagaatggttcacagaaagccgtagaaCATGAGGTGGgtttggtcgcaccacccagacacccccccccccccagaagatCGACACCACATTCGAATGTTCTCCATCTATCTTCGACCaatgtgcatgaacatgctagactgcaatggtgtatgtaacgacgtcactggggacaggaatgtcagtagatagtgttttcggacaaatctaggttctgtttgtttgaaaatgagggcatattttggttcgccacagatgggtagaggcatcacattgactgcattcgcacaagacatacagcgccaaatcaaagccttatggtgtggggtactattgggtacaaccgcaaatcacggttggtgtgtgtccagggcactgtgaccagtttgacctacgtgaatgacatcttgcGACCCGTAGCCGTACCATTTTCTGTACGATatcccagatgccatatttcagcaggacaatgcgcgaccacatgttgctgtatgaacacgtgccttcttgttgtcacaggatgtcagactgttgccctggcccgcctgatcactggacttgtcgccaatcgaaaatgtgtgggatatggtgaaacgacggatgcggcGCTGCGACCCCTTGCCAACCACCCAAGATGAACtgcggaaccaggtgaatgcagcatggatggctatacaccaggacgccattcgcaccttatacgaatcgatgccatcacgcatggaacaagttatcagtgcccatggaggaccagtGCCTACTAgccaacaggacacatgctgaacctaggtgaccgaAATGTTAATCGtcctctgaatatgaacttcctatctagtctttcaaggtgttttgtttttcatgaacatGGGTGTAATTTCACTCTTACTGGTGTTaattaatttaggtatttattccAATATTTTTGATTCAGATGATCAAATTTTTAGATTTCAAATATTCCAATACAAATTTCAGTAAGTTTGACTACCTTTAGAAGAACATGACGTTTTGCTCCTCTGTGTGTATCAGTGTTTTGGTGTAAAATTTCAGAATCAATTAGTTGGAGTTATTGAAGTGATTCTTTGTTGAATAATTGTCTTATTAAAGTGACATACTTGTGCTCAtcttgtttattaaaaatatttcatttcagGATTATTGGAACTGAAAATGGCCAACTTCAAGGAAAAACAGAACTGCGAGCTGATGGGTGCCATCCTGAGGAAGGATCCTATTGCAGTCCATGAGTTGGTGCAGCGTGGAGCAGACTTACATCAGCGTGGGTATGATGGAGAGACACTGCTACACACGGCTGCCAAATTGGGTCACCCTTCGTGTGTCCTGGCTCTGATAGATGAAGGATTGAATGTGAATATTCGGACAAAATCGGGTGACACTCCCTTACATCGTGCAGCTACCTCTTCGTCAACTTGTGTTAAGGCAATGATAGGCAAAGGGGCGGATGTTAATGCTTGTGATGAATTAGGATATACTCCTTTGCACAGAGCTGTTGATACTAATAAGCCAAATTGTGTCAGAGTTCTAATTCAGTCTGGATCTAACCCTGAACATAAAGATAATGAAGGATTTCTCCCATTACATTTGGCAGTTTATAATGAATTTGATCAGTGCCTTAAAGTGCTAATAAAATCTGGAGCAAATATTAATGCTACTGATGATCTAGGGTTCACAGCTTTACACATGGCAGCAGGCCGAGGCTACACAATGGGAGTTAAGATTCTTGTGAAAAGAGGTGCAGATATTAATGCCCAAGGTAGGAGAGGTTGCAGATCATTGCAGTTTTTAGTTGAAAACTCTCACCCTCAGTGTAGACGGATGATACTGAAACTTGAGAGACGAAAGAATAAACGTAATAATGAAACAGGTATTATTGTTAATCCGGAGGCGTGCGCCATGTGTAGTTTGCCTTTCAAGTTTGTTGGGAAAAAAGATAACTATGAGGGAATCAGTGTGCTTCATATTGCAGTGTTGGAACTGAAGAGCCattgtgtgaaaattttgctcCGCAATGGAGCTAATGTGAATGCAGTAGATGTGCATGGATTCTCACCCCTTCATGTGGCTACTGCAAAGAACTATATTGAGTTAGTAAAAGTGTTGGTAGATGCTGGTGCTAATATAAACAAAGCTACTGATGATGGTTTAACTCCTCTTATGTTAGCTGCCAAGAATAATTTTGTTGATTGTTTGAAAGCCATCCTCAGTGCAGGAGCTAAAGTGGACTTGGAAAATGGGTCTACCGCTCTTGGCTATGCAGCCATTGAGGGACATGAGGAATGTGTTCGGATTTTAATAAGCTATGGAGCAAATATCAATGCTGTAAATGAACTCGGAGAGACGATCTTGTTCTCTACAGCAAAGAAAGCTCAGTTTGCTTGTATTAAGATATTATTGTCACATGATGCTCTCATGTGGTGGCCTCCACCTGCGATGAAAGTATATGAGAAAGAATCTAGAGGTTAATTGTGTTCATATTTTAAGATCCAAATATCAGGTGCAATATCCAAATGAAAGTATTCGTTTCTGCAACATGCAGTTTATTAGCATCGTATTTCTAATTACTGTTCTAGTCAGAGTGGTGTCACATCAATTGCCACGGTCCAGTTATACTGAAAGTTTGTTTCACTAATTTCAGTCCTCAAGTTCCTAATCTGAAAGAAGCCACTTACAAATATCAGTGTTTTGATATAGGTACTAATGTTTCTTGTTATTCCAAATATGGTAAGGTTTGTGGTTGGCTAGAGTGGACTTATTCCAATTACACTCTACATGAATAGGAAAGGTATCGTCTGTGTTGGGGGGGAAAAGTAGGCTTGAATAATGATGGTTGCTACTGCCTCAGGAATTTTGCACGGAGTTCAGAAATCTGTTTTTGTCCTCTATTGTCCCTGCAGGGTTCTACTTTTTCTCTGACCTTGGGGTTGTAATTTATCAGAGTGAAACTGTCCTTTTACATTTGAACTTATGATTCACCATCATATTCCACTGCAAGAGATTAAGAGCTAGTTAAATGCACACTACCAGCCCCTAAATTGAACTTGTGCTACAGTCATCCTAAATGATCTTCCttcatgtttttgttttttgtattgcaATCATTAGATAATTGGCTATGTTTGAAGTAATTATTAGATTTCTTTTATCCAAGACAACATTTTACTGGTCATCACACACAGGATTAAGCTACTTGATGTGTAATTTAGTTCAGTGTGCGTGATATAATCCCGTCTTAAACTACTTTGTGGTTTAGCAAATTCAGCAAATGAAACAGCTGAATTCTACCACGTCGGTAATGAATCATATTCGTCTTGTACAGCCTTTCCTGCACCCTGCTGTGGTCGTAGTTGCAAACTGTGCTGCACTTGTAGATGTAGACCTGTTTTACAGCTGAATGCCATTCCCGATTCCAGCCTTATATCGAGGGATGTTTTCacttttgcatgtttctgtggtggtgttcggttgtgtggtgtattgtgtgtatatgaagagagcTGAATTGGGACAAGCACAGTCAGGGGATTAAACCTGATATAGTTAAAATGTCCAAgcctgccaggaatcaaacactGGCCTCTCTTAACCAAAGGCATTGACGCTAACCATTCAACCTCCATAATGAACATGACTGCAAAAtcatattattttcaaatgtttatttGTGAATTCCCTGAAATGATTGCATACTGTAGCATTATATTAGCTTAGGAAAGGTTGAGCAAATGAAGCATCAGTCTTGTGTTAATTTTCCAGTCTTCTTAAAATTACTCAGCAGAAGAGCATACATTTGATAATAGTTTGATTTGtttagtagattttttttttttacagttatttTAGTATGACTATACACTGAAGCATTTTATTGCCTACGAATGAAAAAGAATGTGAATCATTGTAGCTTTTGTTTATCGGGAATGAGGTATGGTTATGGTGAATTTCTTTCGTTGGCTGTTGAGTAACATCAGTTGATTATTGTAGTGGTGAAAGCATTAGTGGCAAGATATAAAAGCTTATACATTTGCTACGTTTTCAAGATAAAGCTGACAAATATTTGTTGCTTAAAATCTGTTGTAGCAGGTTAGTGGTAAGCCTAGATGACAATCTCTTCTATGTTCTTTCATGCTATGATAGTTCATTTGAAAACTTGAGGTATTTTAGTATTTATAGTATATAGCGCTATGCTGTACAAACGGTTAGTAATCAATTTCTGGTATCAGTGATTCACTTTTCATATTTAAAGATATTTAAGTGTTTACCTGGTTTAGTGTTATTTTGTCAAAAATTGTGTAGAGAACAAGAATGTACCCATATATCTACTACTGGATGTTTACCGGGAAATGTCACCTGCTGCAGGTAGCAGCAGTAAAAGAACTGTTTACTGCAAGCAGAGAGTGTTTTTCCATGGAGATTGGCTTTGTCGGATAATACAAGGCAAAAATTGTGTGGTGTAATTGTATATTAAGTAGATGTAAATGAAAATATCTATAACTGAAATATTAATTCATTAGTTTATAAAAATTGCTGGAAATTTCAACACTTGGGCTTAATTTCATAGACATTGTTTTGTCGTGATAGAGACAGGAACTCAGGAGGGTTGTTAGCTTCTAGGCAGATCGACTGGTTTCGCGCGTGGCTTGGAAATGTCTTCTGGGTGAGGAAGGTCTAACTacgtgtagaagaagaagaagaatcgattGCATCCCTCTAAATACTTTACTGCTGGAAGCTATGTACAATGTAGAGAGGCTGTACTGATGAAATATAGTGTCGTCAAAGTAGGAAGTTCAGTGATGATCAGTTCTAAGGGCTACTCTTAAGCCCTCAAATCCTAGAATAAATTGACGCAAAGCTTAGTATTAATGTTGTGTAATGCCTCAACAGAGTAGCAGGGATTCCTCTAGCTACTGGTGTAACTGGCGTAAGGCCTGAGTACCCCGTGGCTTTCGGCTTTTATAGCCCTTATGGCTACACCCAAAGCTCTCGAGCCTCCTGGAGGCCTCATAGCTTCCTCTCTTAGCATTTTGTCAGCACGGAATTTTACCCAACCCCTGTGGCCCAAATCCAGTGTTGTTCCAATATGTCATGGCTAGTTTCCACAAGACCTGTGCCCTTGTTTGCACATACTTTTGTGCTGATCGAGTGACTGTGCAGTTTGggacatgtagctgtcagcttggattcgggagatagtgtgtttgaactcctgtcggcagccctgaagatggttttccatggttccccattttcacaccaggctgtaccttaatcaaggccattgtcaattccttcccattcctagcccttccctatcccgtcgtcgtcataagacctctctgtgttgatgCGATGTTAAAAAAATCTTTTGTACTGACTCTACAAGAGTACAACATGAATCTTCCTCTGTTGACAGCACCATTTCTCAACTTAATGAAATCTTAAGTTTCTGCTACAAGAAGTACCTTACATACAATATTATGTTTTATAATTCTCCTATTTCTGTTACGTGGTTCCTTAGAATCTTTTACtattctttctaataaaatatttttcCTAGTAGAACCCAACATCATCATTCCTCCTACTTTCCTAGCCATAGGTTTGATCCTCGTGTAGCCTGTCTGGTTTAGTGCCATTGAATTTATGACCTGTTAACCTATGGATTTCTCTTACTGATACAAATAGTCCTTCTCAATCATACCCACTATCATTACTTGAGCCTGATTCCCCCAAATGAGTCTGACTCGACTACAGGATTATGCAACTCTGCCATAATTTCTATTGACAATATGGGtactcaacttcttcttcttcttcttcctagtgtTTTCTCGCTGGTGCATGATCCACTGTTTTAATATTGGCTCGCCATTTTGTACAATCTTGGGCATCTTGTAGCCTTTAGTTGAGATTCTTCATATTGACATTTACTGTGTCATACCAGCGCTGCTTTTGATATCCACGTGGATGTTGCCTATTTATTTTGAAGGAGTGAAATTGGCAATTGTTCAAGGTGTGACTGTACTATTGGAGATGCTTTTTCTATTCTCTCTTAGTGGTGGGTGCATTGCCCATTTCATAGTGTtcacattctggaaagtcagggaaaaaaATTTTGGTCAGAGAAAGTTAAAGAAATCGACAAAAAATcggaaagtcagggaaatctttCTCGATGATGGATTTGAGGGGATCTTTTTAGGCTCTAGTCTGTTGTAACCCAGGCTATTGTAGCATTTTTTTTCCATGTATTTTTTCACAAGAAGTACGTAAGaattctacaatttttgttgtgccctagtgtcatttctttcaaccatttttatgttattcttttttatttcactTCTAGGATGCTTTCTTGGGCTAACAAAcagtgtacatttaataaactttggctagacagtaaagtgtttcccaaactgagtggttggttggacatGTTGGTAAATGATGAAACTTCAGCAtattgtaaagtgtgttgtaaatAATTCAAACTTCgtgtttgactcgttggctgaatggtcagtgtactggccttcggttcagagagcctcgggtttgattcccggccgggtcggggattttaaccgtcattggttagttccaatggctcgggggctgggtgtttgtgctgtcctcaacatccctgcaactcacgcaccacacataacactatcctccaccacaataacacgcagttacctacacatggcagatgtcgctcactcgcatcggagggtctaccttacaagggctgcactcggctagaaatagccacacaaaattattattattcagacttAGTAATATGGGCaaacaagcagtcacttctcatTCTAATggacctactcatataaaatacatgaaagctaagtcttcccagccaacactgtctttctttgcaaagaatacctctactccatctccATCCAGCCAAGAATTAGCACTATATCCACAGCTACAAAGGAATAAGCAGTGCCAGGAACAAGTCAGAGGAGTTTGAAAACTTGCAGTGTGATTAAAGATGACGTTATATCGGCTGAAGCCATATGGGCTCTCCAGGTTATCACTTGAAAGAtgtttctcaactcttgtgatgaaacctTTGAAGCATTCAAAACGGTGTTCTCAGACAGTAAAATTCCTCAAAACTTTACTATGGACAAGACTAAGGCTTCTGATGTTATAAATAACtggctgatgtacctgtgctttgctatgggattctcagaaagattgactttgtggttttcctaactgaaaggtcatttaaaaaaaaaaaaaggcagtaggaatgtagcaattaaaagcaatgttatcatataaaatacacgatcaaatggaaaactacatgttttctcactgttaacgaacagtactatggtgccaatctaacagtccaaagttccagagctggaacgaccaggccgcagactaccgtgaacactcttctgccattattccgttaaatacacacactgctcattccaatcagtgcctcagagtagggattgaatagcttgaatactataatgaaccagtgtgttacataccagtagtatcagaaaatttaagaaccagaggaatggcatgctaaagaagaaagttatctaactccccagctacttcctgccaaaattcaggcaagctgttacactcgttacgactgggcaagttggccatgtggttaggggcgcgcagctgtgagcttgcatccaggagatagtggattcgaaccccactgtcggtagccctgaagatggtattccatagtttccaattttcacaccaggcaagtgctggggctgtaccttaattgaggccaaggccgcttccttcaccctcctagccctttcctatcccatcatcgccataaaacctatctgtgtcggtgcgacgtaaagcaaatttcaaaaaatacttggtacgcagaagtaatcctatatcagagatgagtggccacagaagacacaaagcacatcacaacaaacaatagtcagtgtaatgttattgttgatcaattttatgagctttctatattgtaggccttcacatttagatttctttcgactctgtgatattagggcatcttataaaattatttatagtgtagactgtagttccttattctccaactttacatactgattttcattaaattctgtttacccattttctcgtgacttggcgctgatattgtcttaataacaaaaatacaaattcatgaatatctctgtgatcatagccagtatggtaacgatgtataagacataaatgattggaaatttaatactatactttagttatgtagtatttatcgatacatccacgaataacgtaaatatttaacaattaaattttagcccttctcctaaactaccagggcctctgtggctcagacagcagcgtgtcggcctctcaccgctagataccgtggttcaaatcctggtcactccatgtaagatttgtgctggacaaagcggaggcgggacaggtattataaatttactcattcaggacaaatattttaagttacctatgggaatcaacattctccggcataatggcTTCATAAAAAACTTGTTCGAAGGCTAGGTGATGGGAAAGAacggcagagggaaaccacggaagaagatcattgaagaggtagttgagatgacgggatgccaaggttatggagagatgaaaaggatcacagagagaagagatcagtggttgcagcgacaaggcacagcctttagataatgataatgggaatcaacatctatatcagttaAGTTTTTGACAAACACAAGATTTCATTTTTTCCAATGAACCTTATCACCTGgtgcattttctttccatggattacCTTCATACAACTTTCACTGAAGATTACTCTGAAGTTGAAAATTACAAGGCAGGCTGAATGGCTTACACTGTAGGCTTGCAAATTTGGAGCCCAGGTTAGCAACccagtctgatggtatttaaaGTTGCTAATGCACAATCAGCCTCGTCTTGGTAGGTTTAATGACATATAAATTAACTCTTGGAGAGCTTTGGCACCTTGGAGTCTTTGAAAgctatgaaagtagttagtgggacctaaaaccaataatatcaTATTTCATACATGGTTATTACATGGTCATGAAGCAATGTGGCAAATTTCTAGCAGTGTGAGCTGTTGTATCATTTGCTGAGGAAAGTTTGTTTAAACTGGTTCTGAATTTCAATGCTGTTAATTATTAGTGAGCATTAACACAACTAGTTAAATGTCTGTAATGGATCAGCAATACCACCATGGGCACCCTGATCAGTTGCATACTCAAACCTTTGGCCTTTGGTCTTAATTTTATTCACCATTGATGTTTCATGTAACTATTTAGCTATCTATGGTGACACTCCAGATATGTCTGCCTGGTGGGATAACTTAATGTTTTATGGGCAGTTGTTTGGACTGTTGGcagtattgaagatggttttctgttttcacaccaggcaattaaggccacggtcgcttccttcccactcctagtcctttcctatcccatcgtcgtcttaagacctatctgtatcggtgcgacgtaaagccaattgtatataaaataattctttggaCTGAAAGGTGATATAATCAGTAGTCTTTTCTGTGGGTATGCATTTTACCggccatcctttttttttttgttaaagcaTAACCTATTTATCTCACTTTTTGGAATGAAATGAAAAggggctgattttttttttttttttttttttttcaggtagtaaaGCACATGGTTTATAACATGTCTCTTTTGGAAGAGTATCTGCATATGTGTGTTAGTGGAAGGCTTTTTGTTCTAAACTGTATTATGCTGAGTACTCAGTCTGAAGGCTACCCCGCCTGATGGCCAAGATCATGAAGGTGGTCTGAcatcatggttagccggttcgagtcctgttggtcgaaaaaaattcaccatcagaatgttgactggcaggataggagaggtggcgATATACAAtttatcactagattgcatgccaaaaggctGGATTCAGCCTGAAACCTCTGCAGTGTTCATAGGAAGTGAGGGTATATAATGCTATTGGTGGAGATtcatccgttggatggggacgCTAAGGCTTGAGCAGGCCCCtaggtgctatttgacaggagtaggctatgtgctggtaccgggtttcaccctcctctgtcctatcatatatcatgtcattcatttcatctcattgaccccTCTTATGAGGTTGACGTAAGAAAGGCATCTGGtcttaaaaactcgctacaaagattcatctcaacTCATACCTGACTCCATAGAGAAATGAGGCTAGGggcccgaaggctgtttggatcctcaataTTTTTGCCATCAGCTGTCTCAGATGACCAAGACATCACTGATGTGGTATaccagggaagtgaggagtgaagtgGTTTCCTGTGCTTTCCTCAGTTCTAAACTGTAACGtaccatttatttactttttatccGCACATATTTTATAGATTTACTGTATCATGAATATTCATAGTTGAAATATTGTGGGGCTGTGTTGAATGACAAAAActgatttttaaattttcatcaaTTCACAGTTTCACTCATAAATATTTGGTATGCTGAAAGAAGAACAAGCACAAAGAACTGTTATTAAATTTTGCCAACCATTCATGCTGCTGCTTGGCGGTAGCTGGCACTGGCCGTCTGCTGTAGGATGCTGTTGGCAAGAGTGCAGGTGGGTTTCATTTCCTGTTAAATGATATGTAGTACATTGAGTATGGCTGGGTATTTAGTATTCAGTACCTCCATAATGTGAGATAATTTCTGAGAAAAGTTTTCTTGAGACTTTTTGAGAAGATTTCTTTGATTGCATGGTACTGTGTCTTACTGCCATAATACTTTGAGCTGTAAATGGGGTACATTTGGCATTGGTCACTATAGTATGTAACATTTTTCAGCTCAGTTCAATTTGAATTGTGATATTCAGGTGTTGTTATGGTAATCAGTTTTCATCCTTATTATTGTCTTACTTGGACAGTACCaatatctgtagtatctatagctAATTTTTTTAAGAACTAGCCCAATTATTCAAACTAACCTCTGTATTTGACATATATTTTTATGATCTTTGTTCATTATTGTCTTTACTCCTGTTTTCTTTTGATACCTGATTTATTCAGTTCATAAACCTGTTTTTACTCTCTCTTAAGTTTTGGAATCCTTTTCCTTGTTCCTTATTTTTGGAATATAATACTAAGAAAGAGATACACCATTGTTTGAAGTTACAGTTACCTATAAGTTTGTGTTTTCCCCTTAAAAGTAGCTGGGGTTAGTTTCTATTACATGTAGAATAGAGTTAAATGAGCTGTAGATTGTATCAGTGAAGGAgaattgaaattttaatttaaataatattgtttcgggtATTGTTTATTTTTGTGCATAATGATCTCAAAACATAGCGTGATAACATATTATATATTGGCAAAATAAAACATGCTGTCTTAAAATATTGTTGGCTTACTTTATCCCTTTGATTGTAACAATCCCATTGCTGTTAGTGAGTATGAGTCAAGAAATTCAATTAGGTATGGATCATCCTTTAATTCAGTGTTTACTTAAACTGCTTATTCTATTTATTAAACTAAAGAACAGAAAACTTGATTAAAACCTGTCCAGATTCCCATAGAAACAACCAAGGCTTTATAGAATTTATAATTTTAACCATTATTTTGTTTTTGGTCTGTATTTACCTATATCTAACAACACTGAAAAATCACTGGTAAAGATCTATGTCCGCCTTGTCAGTACTACTAACTGACTAGCTGACACAAACAACACCCCTGCTTTCTTCACTGCAACTAAAACTATATACGGTCCATCTCACCATGGAATAAATCCTATATAATTGAAAGATGATACTAAATTTCTTAGAGATGCAAACTCCATCAACTCTGCTGCAAAGAACATCTTGAAGAACTACTGAACAGGTACACATAAATTGATGACATCTTTAGCCAAATTCCTCAGAGCCCTATACATGACCACCTTGATGAAGCTTTCAGTCTTAGAAGCGAAAATTGCCATTAGTCAATTCAAGAATAATAAGGCATCGGGCATGGATGGGATTCCTGCTGAGCTCTTCAAGAAAGGGAACACATCACCAGTTCACCACATACACAAGCTCTTTGACAAGATATGGTAAACTGGAACCATACCTGGTAATCTAAGGGATGCCTTGATAGTAaccatatttaaaaaaggtgataggGTGCAATGTGGCAACTGTCGAGGGATATCGTTGCTTTCTGCTGCTGGCAAAATTC includes:
- the LOC136876999 gene encoding ankyrin repeat, PH and SEC7 domain containing protein secG isoform X1, which codes for MLNLGLLELKMANFKEKQNCELMGAILRKDPIAVHELVQRGADLHQRGYDGETLLHTAAKLGHPSCVLALIDEGLNVNIRTKSGDTPLHRAATSSSTCVKAMIGKGADVNACDELGYTPLHRAVDTNKPNCVRVLIQSGSNPEHKDNEGFLPLHLAVYNEFDQCLKVLIKSGANINATDDLGFTALHMAAGRGYTMGVKILVKRGADINAQGRRGCRSLQFLVENSHPQCRRMILKLERRKNKRNNETGIIVNPEACAMCSLPFKFVGKKDNYEGISVLHIAVLELKSHCVKILLRNGANVNAVDVHGFSPLHVATAKNYIELVKVLVDAGANINKATDDGLTPLMLAAKNNFVDCLKAILSAGAKVDLENGSTALGYAAIEGHEECVRILISYGANINAVNELGETILFSTAKKAQFACIKILLSHDALMWWPPPAMKVYEKESRG
- the LOC136876999 gene encoding ankyrin repeat, PH and SEC7 domain containing protein secG isoform X2; translation: MANFKEKQNCELMGAILRKDPIAVHELVQRGADLHQRGYDGETLLHTAAKLGHPSCVLALIDEGLNVNIRTKSGDTPLHRAATSSSTCVKAMIGKGADVNACDELGYTPLHRAVDTNKPNCVRVLIQSGSNPEHKDNEGFLPLHLAVYNEFDQCLKVLIKSGANINATDDLGFTALHMAAGRGYTMGVKILVKRGADINAQGRRGCRSLQFLVENSHPQCRRMILKLERRKNKRNNETGIIVNPEACAMCSLPFKFVGKKDNYEGISVLHIAVLELKSHCVKILLRNGANVNAVDVHGFSPLHVATAKNYIELVKVLVDAGANINKATDDGLTPLMLAAKNNFVDCLKAILSAGAKVDLENGSTALGYAAIEGHEECVRILISYGANINAVNELGETILFSTAKKAQFACIKILLSHDALMWWPPPAMKVYEKESRG